A single region of the Polymorphum gilvum SL003B-26A1 genome encodes:
- a CDS encoding AbrB family transcriptional regulator — protein MPRFDSTLLKALAATLFVGAVGGFVFDRIDVPAAWLSGSMVAVALASLAGMPSAFPNRLRDGMFILLGMMMGAGVTPETVERIGDWPASMAMLALVVVAVTGATYAFLHGVAKWPRETAYFSAIPGALSFVIALASERSADLPKIAASQTVRLFFLVAILPALIVGTEPMPSLATAPATLPPWYELGAAFLACFAGSIVAIRLNVPGGWLTGAFFVSAALNASGLTHTMPPETVLIACYIGLGSMIGTRFSGTTVAMFVRLVLASIGAFVVGILVSVAGAWLIAVWLNLPFGQVLLAYAPGGLEVMTLLAFMLDLDPAFVAAHQLARYVVLVLILPAATLAIIGRAPRR, from the coding sequence ATGCCCCGTTTCGATTCCACCCTGCTGAAGGCGCTCGCCGCGACCCTGTTCGTCGGCGCGGTGGGGGGCTTTGTGTTCGACCGGATCGACGTGCCGGCGGCCTGGCTGTCGGGCTCGATGGTCGCGGTCGCCCTGGCGTCCCTCGCGGGCATGCCGTCGGCCTTCCCCAACCGCCTGCGCGACGGCATGTTCATCCTGCTCGGCATGATGATGGGGGCCGGCGTGACGCCCGAGACGGTCGAGCGCATCGGCGATTGGCCGGCGTCCATGGCGATGTTGGCGCTGGTCGTCGTCGCGGTAACCGGCGCGACCTATGCCTTCCTGCACGGCGTCGCGAAATGGCCGCGCGAGACCGCCTATTTCAGCGCCATTCCCGGTGCGCTGTCGTTCGTCATCGCGCTCGCGTCCGAACGCTCCGCCGACCTGCCGAAGATCGCGGCCTCGCAGACCGTGCGGCTGTTCTTTCTGGTTGCCATCCTGCCGGCGCTGATCGTCGGAACCGAGCCCATGCCGAGCCTGGCGACAGCGCCCGCCACACTGCCGCCGTGGTACGAACTCGGTGCCGCCTTCCTCGCCTGCTTCGCCGGCAGCATCGTCGCGATTCGTCTGAACGTCCCCGGCGGCTGGCTGACTGGCGCCTTCTTCGTCAGCGCGGCGCTCAATGCCTCCGGCCTCACTCATACCATGCCCCCGGAAACCGTCCTGATCGCTTGTTATATCGGCCTGGGCTCGATGATCGGCACTCGCTTCAGCGGCACGACCGTGGCCATGTTCGTCCGTCTCGTGCTCGCCTCGATCGGCGCCTTCGTCGTCGGCATCCTGGTCTCCGTTGCAGGCGCCTGGCTCATCGCCGTCTGGCTGAACCTGCCGTTCGGTCAGGTGCTGCTCGCCTATGCGCCGGGCGGGCTGGAGGTCATGACGCTGCTCGCCTTCATGCTCGACCTCGACCCGGCCTTCGTCGCGGCGCACCAGCTTGCCCGCTACGTCGTGCTCGTCCTGATCCTGCCGGCTGCGACCCTTGCAATCATCGGTCGGGCTCCGCGCCGGTGA
- the hemN gene encoding oxygen-independent coproporphyrinogen III oxidase, with protein sequence MTKNALTYASRNVPRYTSYPTAPHFHGGIDGALYADWLRACPPETELSLYLHVPFCREICHYCGCHTKATRKDAPLIAYAKTLGREIELVAEKLGSARPVSHIHWGGGTPSLLPQESLLELAGLLRVSFALSPDLEHAIELDPRLVSPGLAATLAAIGVNRASLGVQDMDPVVQRAIGRVQPYDDVVRATDALRNAGITALNFDLMYGLPHQTSATILDTVARTLELAPSRIALFGYAHVPWMKKHQRLIDEAALPSPQLRLELAEIARSALLEAGYEAIGLDHFALSDDSMAIAQREGRLRRNFQGYTTDTATALIGLGVSSIGLLHQGYVQNASDVGAWERAIEAGRLPIVRGIAMDDDDRARADIIERLMTDYEADVAAIATAHGMQVSAFDESIAKLDDLVVDGLALVDGYRVRLTDAGRTYVRIAAAAFDAYLGKAAPTAVVPRHSMAV encoded by the coding sequence ATGACCAAGAACGCCCTCACCTACGCGTCGCGGAACGTTCCCCGCTACACGAGCTATCCGACGGCGCCGCATTTCCACGGCGGAATCGACGGCGCCCTCTATGCCGACTGGCTCAGGGCCTGCCCGCCGGAAACGGAGCTTTCGCTCTATCTGCACGTGCCGTTCTGCCGCGAGATCTGTCACTATTGCGGCTGTCACACAAAGGCGACGCGCAAGGACGCGCCGCTGATCGCCTATGCGAAGACGCTCGGCCGGGAAATCGAACTCGTCGCGGAGAAACTCGGTTCCGCGCGGCCGGTCAGCCACATCCACTGGGGCGGCGGAACGCCGAGCCTGCTGCCGCAGGAAAGCTTGCTGGAACTCGCCGGCCTGCTGCGGGTCTCCTTCGCGCTGTCGCCCGACCTGGAACATGCCATAGAGCTCGACCCGCGGCTGGTGTCACCGGGCCTAGCCGCGACGCTGGCCGCCATCGGCGTGAATCGGGCGAGCCTGGGTGTCCAGGACATGGATCCCGTCGTGCAGCGGGCGATCGGCCGCGTCCAGCCTTACGATGACGTGGTCAGGGCCACCGACGCCCTGCGCAACGCCGGCATCACCGCCCTCAACTTCGACCTGATGTACGGCTTGCCGCATCAGACCAGTGCAACGATCCTCGATACGGTGGCGCGCACGCTCGAACTGGCGCCGTCGCGGATCGCGCTGTTCGGTTACGCCCATGTGCCCTGGATGAAGAAACACCAGCGCCTCATCGACGAGGCGGCGCTGCCGAGCCCGCAACTCCGCCTGGAACTCGCCGAGATCGCGCGCTCCGCGCTGCTGGAGGCCGGTTACGAAGCGATCGGTCTCGACCATTTCGCGCTTTCGGACGATTCCATGGCAATCGCTCAGCGCGAGGGCAGGCTGCGCCGCAATTTCCAGGGCTACACCACGGATACCGCAACCGCCCTGATCGGCCTCGGCGTCTCCTCGATCGGCCTGCTGCACCAAGGCTACGTCCAGAATGCGTCGGACGTCGGTGCCTGGGAGAGGGCGATCGAGGCCGGTCGCCTGCCGATCGTGCGCGGCATCGCCATGGACGACGACGACCGCGCGCGGGCCGACATCATCGAACGGCTGATGACCGACTACGAGGCCGACGTCGCCGCGATCGCGACTGCTCACGGAATGCAAGTCTCCGCCTTCGACGAGAGCATCGCGAAGCTGGACGATTTGGTCGTCGACGGACTTGCGCTCGTCGACGGCTACAGGGTCCGGCTGACGGATGCGGGCCGCACCTATGTGCGCATCGCCGCCGCGGCGTTCGACGCCTATCTGGGCAAGGCCGCACCGACCGCCGTCGTGCCGCGCCATTCGATGGCCGTTTAG
- a CDS encoding Crp/Fnr family transcriptional regulator — protein MAYLDRNPGIDIAQRTAVFGTAVADEVPSLAAFGAKTSHFKPHEVVYYEGDPADRIFELAKGSVMLFKLLPDGRRQVVEVLRPGDIFGIPAGKEQNCTAETLTDAKVNVVDMNHIAGSPDFQRQITRCLAAQMQVLHEHAVLLGRKSAMERVASFLMHLVPDRGGTECAGPSETGGDTRQLKLFMTRQEIADYLGLTIETVSRVISEMKRRGLITVERNDEIRLNKVCAMCQLTGKH, from the coding sequence ATGGCTTACCTTGACCGAAACCCGGGGATCGATATCGCTCAGCGAACCGCCGTCTTTGGTACTGCCGTTGCAGACGAGGTGCCCAGTCTGGCCGCTTTCGGAGCCAAGACATCGCATTTCAAGCCGCACGAAGTCGTCTATTACGAAGGCGACCCGGCAGACCGGATCTTCGAGCTGGCCAAGGGGAGCGTCATGCTCTTCAAGCTCCTGCCCGACGGGCGGCGCCAGGTGGTCGAGGTTCTGCGACCCGGCGACATCTTCGGCATTCCGGCCGGCAAGGAACAGAATTGCACCGCCGAAACGCTGACCGACGCCAAGGTGAACGTAGTGGACATGAACCACATCGCCGGCTCGCCGGACTTCCAGCGTCAGATCACCCGCTGCCTCGCGGCCCAGATGCAGGTGTTGCATGAGCACGCCGTTCTGTTGGGCCGCAAATCGGCGATGGAGCGTGTCGCCAGTTTCCTGATGCATCTCGTTCCCGACCGCGGCGGCACGGAATGCGCCGGTCCGTCCGAGACGGGAGGCGATACGCGTCAGTTGAAACTGTTCATGACTCGTCAGGAAATCGCTGACTATCTCGGTCTGACCATTGAGACCGTCAGCCGGGTCATCTCGGAGATGAAGCGCCGCGGTCTGATCACTGTCGAGCGCAACGACGAGATCCGCCTGAACAAGGTCTGTGCCATGTGTCAGTTGACCGGCAAGCACTGA
- a CDS encoding response regulator has product MTVHIIEDDFAVADALAVLLSGVGHETVCYPDAESFFEARPPNPDDSVIVDLGLPGLSGVQVVRWLEQMRQPPRIIVISGQSNNQIRRIFDEIRPVVFLRKPLTEEALVPYL; this is encoded by the coding sequence GTGACGGTTCACATCATAGAAGACGATTTCGCGGTGGCGGATGCGCTTGCGGTCCTTCTGTCGGGCGTGGGCCACGAAACCGTTTGCTATCCCGATGCGGAATCCTTTTTCGAAGCTCGGCCGCCAAATCCCGATGATTCGGTCATCGTCGACCTCGGTCTGCCGGGACTGAGCGGCGTCCAGGTCGTGCGCTGGCTCGAGCAGATGCGCCAGCCACCTCGGATCATCGTGATCTCCGGCCAGTCGAACAATCAGATCCGCAGGATCTTCGACGAGATCCGGCCTGTCGTCTTCCTGCGCAAGCCGCTGACCGAAGAAGCGCTCGTCCCCTACCTTTGA
- a CDS encoding response regulator transcription factor, which yields MTTGAQAIYIVDDDPAVRDALAVVFEMEGFAVETFEDGDTFVEAARLKAPASVILDVHMPGRSGIDVLKALSADHYDAPIFIISGQGDIPMAVEAIRNGAFDFIEKPFNAVTVVDRVREGIAATRARSQTQSDLPGDFAGAEQLTRREREVLSEITSGASNKEAGRSLGISPRTVEVHRARIMEKLGARNAADLVRIVLGR from the coding sequence ATGACCACTGGCGCACAGGCAATCTACATCGTTGACGACGATCCTGCCGTGAGGGATGCCTTGGCCGTGGTCTTCGAAATGGAAGGCTTTGCCGTCGAAACCTTCGAGGACGGGGACACCTTCGTCGAGGCGGCCAGGCTCAAGGCGCCGGCCAGCGTTATCCTCGACGTGCACATGCCGGGTCGCTCCGGCATCGACGTCCTCAAGGCGCTCAGCGCCGACCACTATGACGCACCGATCTTCATCATCTCCGGTCAGGGCGACATTCCGATGGCGGTTGAGGCGATCCGCAACGGCGCCTTCGATTTCATCGAGAAGCCGTTCAACGCAGTCACCGTGGTGGACCGGGTGCGCGAAGGCATAGCCGCCACCAGGGCCCGCAGCCAGACCCAGTCCGACCTTCCTGGCGACTTTGCGGGTGCCGAACAACTGACCCGTCGCGAACGCGAGGTGCTGTCCGAGATCACGTCGGGCGCGTCCAACAAGGAAGCCGGCCGCTCTCTGGGCATCAGCCCCCGGACCGTCGAGGTACATCGCGCCAGGATCATGGAGAAGCTCGGTGCAAGGAATGCGGCCGACCTCGTGCGCATCGTTCTTGGACGCTGA
- a CDS encoding two-component system sensor histidine kinase NtrB, with amino-acid sequence MREGQVREGEQAWTVSGARLASVLDTAVDGIVVIDETMHILAYNKACEALFGYSLGEALGQNVSLIMPAHYAVAHDGYVENYLRTGEKRIIGIGREVAARHKDGTEFPVELSVGEAPTPDGRQFIGILRDLRPRKAVEKSLAQAQAQLIHMTRISAIDEMGAAIAHELNQPLTAILLYLQAVARKTRRTGEIDDQTHGVIEKAVREAERAGEIIQRMRQFVEKREPDRSETDLPAFARSCVELVELGSAGSGVRFSIALDDTLPALAIDQVQIRQVLVNLLRNAKEAVADSPVKSVRLTVTRADDFVEFRISDSGPGVPKEVVPELFRAFSSHKRKGLGLGLAISRTIAQNHGGDLLLKPPLSGEGATFILRLPIECNAAEGSNG; translated from the coding sequence ATGCGTGAGGGGCAAGTCAGGGAGGGGGAGCAGGCCTGGACGGTTTCCGGCGCGCGTCTTGCCAGCGTGCTGGACACGGCGGTCGACGGCATCGTCGTGATCGACGAGACGATGCACATCCTTGCCTACAACAAGGCCTGCGAGGCGCTGTTCGGCTATAGCCTCGGCGAAGCGCTTGGGCAGAACGTCTCGCTGATCATGCCGGCGCACTATGCCGTCGCGCACGACGGCTATGTCGAGAACTATCTCAGGACGGGCGAAAAGCGCATCATCGGCATAGGCCGTGAGGTCGCCGCCCGCCACAAGGACGGAACGGAATTCCCGGTCGAACTGTCGGTCGGCGAGGCGCCGACGCCCGACGGCCGCCAGTTCATCGGCATCCTGCGCGACCTCAGGCCGCGCAAGGCGGTGGAAAAGAGCCTCGCCCAGGCCCAGGCCCAGCTCATCCACATGACCCGCATCAGCGCCATTGACGAGATGGGCGCGGCGATCGCCCACGAACTCAACCAGCCCCTGACCGCGATCCTGCTCTATTTGCAGGCCGTGGCGCGCAAGACCAGACGCACCGGCGAGATCGACGACCAGACGCATGGAGTGATCGAGAAGGCGGTGCGCGAGGCGGAACGTGCCGGCGAGATCATCCAGCGCATGCGCCAGTTCGTCGAAAAGCGCGAGCCCGACCGCAGCGAGACCGATCTGCCCGCCTTCGCCCGCTCCTGCGTGGAACTGGTGGAACTCGGTTCGGCCGGCAGCGGCGTGCGGTTCTCGATCGCGCTGGACGACACCCTGCCGGCGCTGGCGATCGATCAGGTCCAGATTCGCCAGGTCCTGGTCAACCTGCTGCGCAACGCCAAGGAAGCGGTCGCGGACAGCCCGGTCAAGTCCGTGCGGCTGACCGTGACCCGCGCCGACGACTTCGTCGAGTTCCGGATCTCGGACAGCGGCCCCGGCGTGCCCAAGGAAGTGGTCCCGGAACTGTTCCGTGCTTTTTCGAGCCACAAGCGCAAGGGTCTCGGTCTCGGACTCGCCATTTCACGGACCATTGCACAAAATCATGGCGGCGACCTGCTACTGAAGCCGCCGTTGTCCGGCGAAGGGGCGACATTCATTCTCAGGTTGCCGATAGAATGCAACGCCGCTGAGGGTTCGAACGGATGA
- a CDS encoding pyridoxal phosphate-dependent aminotransferase, producing MTTSLLAALRAPARLAPESGIVEVVNAARERADLVPLWVGEGDLPTPEFICAAAERSLRDGETFYTYQRGLPTLREALARYHERLYDRPFSPDRFFVTGSGMQAIQIALQMVAGDGDEVLVPSPAWPNFAAAAEVLGARAVPVEMAFSPDGWTLDLERLTAAITPRTRVLFVNSPCNPTGWVAGREILAGMLDVARRHGLWIVADEVYGRFYYGEGGRAPSFYDICEPDDRILFVNTFSKNWAMTGWRIGWLSAPAELGQVVENLIQYSTSGVAAFMQRAATVALDEGEAFVAEQIARAVRGRDLVCSALDALGQARYAPPAGAFYLFFALDGHPDSRRLALDLATGTGLGLAPGSAFGAGGGAFLRLCFARRVDHLEEGARRIAGWLAR from the coding sequence GTGACCACATCCCTGCTCGCCGCCCTGCGCGCGCCGGCGCGCCTTGCACCCGAGAGCGGCATCGTCGAAGTCGTCAACGCGGCCCGCGAGCGGGCCGACCTGGTGCCGCTGTGGGTCGGCGAGGGTGACCTGCCGACACCGGAGTTCATCTGCGCGGCGGCGGAGCGGTCGCTGCGCGACGGCGAGACCTTCTACACCTACCAGCGCGGACTTCCGACGCTGCGCGAGGCGTTGGCCCGCTACCATGAGCGCCTGTACGACAGGCCGTTCTCGCCTGACCGGTTTTTCGTCACCGGCTCCGGCATGCAGGCGATCCAGATCGCCCTGCAGATGGTCGCCGGCGACGGCGACGAGGTGCTCGTGCCGAGCCCGGCCTGGCCCAACTTCGCCGCCGCTGCGGAGGTGCTCGGCGCCCGGGCGGTTCCGGTCGAGATGGCCTTCTCGCCCGATGGCTGGACCCTCGACCTAGAGCGCCTGACCGCCGCGATCACGCCGCGGACCAGGGTCTTGTTCGTCAACTCGCCCTGCAACCCGACCGGCTGGGTCGCCGGACGCGAGATCCTCGCCGGCATGCTCGACGTCGCCCGCCGCCACGGCCTGTGGATTGTCGCCGACGAGGTCTACGGCCGCTTCTACTACGGCGAGGGCGGCCGGGCGCCGTCCTTCTACGACATCTGCGAGCCGGACGACCGGATCCTGTTCGTCAATACCTTCTCCAAGAACTGGGCGATGACCGGCTGGCGCATCGGCTGGCTGTCGGCGCCCGCGGAGCTCGGCCAGGTTGTGGAAAACCTGATCCAGTATTCGACCTCGGGGGTGGCTGCCTTCATGCAGCGCGCGGCGACCGTGGCGCTGGACGAGGGCGAGGCGTTCGTCGCCGAGCAGATCGCCCGCGCGGTGCGCGGCCGCGACCTCGTCTGCAGCGCCCTCGACGCCCTGGGGCAGGCCCGCTACGCCCCGCCGGCCGGCGCTTTCTATCTGTTTTTCGCGCTCGACGGCCATCCGGATTCGCGCCGGCTTGCCCTCGACCTGGCGACCGGCACGGGTCTCGGGCTGGCGCCCGGGTCGGCCTTCGGTGCCGGCGGCGGAGCCTTCTTGCGGCTGTGTTTCGCCCGCCGGGTCGATCACCTGGAAGAAGGGGCGCGACGAATTGCCGGCTGGCTGGCGCGTTGA
- the mscL gene encoding large conductance mechanosensitive channel protein MscL, producing the protein MFKEFKEFAIKGNMLDMAIGIVIGAAFSAIVSSMVDDVIMPPIGLVLGNVDFSELFVILKQGTPEGPYATVDAAKAAGAVTWNLGLFINAVVKFLIVAFALFVVVKGVNRLRRQQEQAPEAPPVPPRQEVLLEEIRDLLKK; encoded by the coding sequence ATGTTCAAGGAATTCAAGGAATTCGCCATCAAGGGCAACATGCTGGACATGGCGATCGGCATCGTCATCGGCGCGGCCTTCAGCGCCATCGTGTCGTCGATGGTGGACGACGTGATCATGCCGCCGATCGGCCTCGTGCTCGGCAACGTCGACTTTTCCGAACTCTTCGTCATTCTCAAGCAGGGCACGCCCGAGGGGCCCTATGCCACCGTCGACGCGGCCAAGGCGGCCGGCGCGGTGACTTGGAACCTCGGCCTGTTCATCAACGCCGTGGTCAAGTTCCTGATTGTCGCCTTCGCCCTGTTCGTCGTCGTCAAGGGCGTCAACCGGTTGCGCCGTCAGCAGGAGCAAGCACCCGAGGCGCCGCCGGTGCCGCCGCGCCAGGAAGTCCTGCTCGAGGAAATCCGCGACCTGCTGAAGAAGTGA